A genomic window from Silene latifolia isolate original U9 population chromosome Y, ASM4854445v1, whole genome shotgun sequence includes:
- the LOC141630308 gene encoding uncharacterized protein LOC141630308, with the protein MSPYRLISGKACHLHLEVEHRAYWAIKSFNQSIDDAGLHRKLQLQEIEEIRLDSYDNAAIYKEKARIWHDRMISRRVFKEGTKVLVFQNRLKLFSEKLRSRWVGPFIVSKVHPHGAVEVENPSTGKTIKVNGQRLKVYHEGMEAQIVEQVNLEDPIYQA; encoded by the coding sequence atgTCCCCGTACCGACTCATTTCTGGAAAGGCATGTcatcttcatttggaagtggagCATAGAGCCTATTGGGCCATCAAATCCTTCAACCAAAGCATAGATGATGCGGGCCTCCATCGGAAGCTTCaacttcaagaaattgaagaaatccgtcttgactcTTATGATAATGCCGCCATATACAAAGAGAAAGCTAGAATATGGCATGATCGAATGATAAGTCGGCGGGTTTTCAAGGAAGGCACCAAGGTTCTTGTTTTTCAAAACCGGTTAAAGTTGTTCTCCGAGAAGCTAAGATCAAGATGGGTTGGACCGTTTATTGTGAGCAAAGTTCACCCTCATGGAGCGGTCGAAGTTGAGAACCCAAGCACGGGAAAGACAATCAAGGTGAATGGACAACGACTTAAAGTATATCATGAAGGCATGGAAGCACAAATCGTTGAACAAGTCAATTTGGAAGACCCCATTTACCAAGCTTGA